A single region of the Streptomyces sp. NBC_00236 genome encodes:
- a CDS encoding SDR family oxidoreductase: MTTNQPPTTPPPAALRTAVVTGGSRGIGRAVSLQLARDGAAVVVNYARDTVAAEEAVSAITAAGGRAVTARADVADEHAVAALFDRAEQEFGGVDVVVNCAGRLALSPIADLDLAVLDAVHRTNIRGTFVVAQQAARRLRAGGSFVAFSTSVVGTQFPAYGAYAASKAAVESITLILARELRGRDITVNTVAPGPTATDLFLEGKTPEQIDRLAKSPPLERLGTPEDIAGVVAFLTSPAGHWVNGQILRANGGMV; encoded by the coding sequence ATGACGACGAACCAACCCCCGACCACTCCCCCTCCGGCGGCCCTGCGGACCGCCGTCGTGACCGGCGGATCACGCGGCATCGGCCGGGCGGTCTCCCTTCAACTCGCCCGGGACGGCGCCGCCGTCGTGGTGAACTACGCCCGCGACACCGTCGCTGCCGAGGAGGCGGTGTCGGCGATCACCGCCGCCGGCGGGCGGGCGGTCACCGCGCGGGCGGACGTGGCGGACGAGCACGCGGTCGCCGCCCTGTTCGACCGGGCGGAGCAGGAGTTCGGCGGCGTGGACGTCGTCGTGAACTGCGCCGGCCGGCTCGCGCTGTCGCCCATTGCCGACCTCGACCTCGCGGTGCTCGACGCGGTGCACCGCACCAACATCCGCGGCACCTTCGTCGTCGCCCAGCAGGCCGCCCGGCGGCTGCGCGCGGGCGGCTCGTTCGTGGCGTTCTCGACCTCCGTGGTCGGTACGCAGTTCCCTGCCTACGGTGCGTACGCGGCGAGCAAGGCGGCTGTCGAGTCGATCACGCTGATCCTCGCCCGCGAGCTGCGCGGGCGGGACATCACGGTGAACACCGTCGCCCCCGGCCCCACGGCGACGGACCTGTTCCTGGAGGGCAAGACGCCCGAGCAGATCGACCGGCTCGCCAAGAGCCCGCCCCTGGAGCGTCTGGGCACCCCGGAGGACATCGCCGGGGTGGTCGCCTTCCTCACCAGCCCGGCAGGGCACTGGGTGAACGGCCAGATCCTGCGGGCCAACGGGGGCATGGTGTGA
- a CDS encoding 4-oxalocrotonate tautomerase family protein — MPFAHFKVPAGTLTAEDKKKIVERTTDLYAEIYGERARPTTVVLVDEVPDGGWGVAGSVLTAAMLNGDNA, encoded by the coding sequence ATGCCCTTCGCCCATTTCAAGGTCCCCGCGGGCACCCTCACCGCCGAGGACAAGAAGAAGATCGTCGAGCGCACGACCGACCTGTACGCCGAGATCTACGGTGAGCGGGCCCGCCCCACCACCGTCGTACTGGTCGACGAGGTCCCCGACGGCGGCTGGGGCGTCGCCGGCAGCGTCCTGACCGCCGCCATGCTCAACGGCGACAACGCCTGA
- a CDS encoding ABC transporter substrate-binding protein, translating to MRTARVSRPTRRGLLAMGGAVGLGAVLAACGDSDSKDSGSTGSKSADAGPWSFKDDRGQTAEAKSVPKNIVAFTGVAAALHDYGVEVKAVFGPTKAANGKADVQAGDLDISKVEILGNVWGEFNVEKYAALGPDLLVTAMWEKDALWYVPDASKDKILKLAPSVALWAAQTTIPKAIQRHEDLAASLGADVKAKAVTDAKARFEKAAARLRAAAKSKPNLKVMIGSASQDLFYVSLAKMSADTLYFQELGVRFVEPKVDAAGFFESLSWENVDKYGADIIMMDNRSSALQPDALTSKPTWAQLPAVKAGQVIPRTTEPIYSYDKCAPILEDLAKAIEGAKKTA from the coding sequence ATGCGCACTGCCCGAGTGTCCCGTCCCACCCGCCGCGGCCTGCTGGCCATGGGCGGCGCCGTTGGCCTGGGCGCCGTGCTGGCGGCCTGTGGTGACAGCGACTCCAAGGACTCCGGTTCCACCGGCTCCAAGAGCGCCGACGCCGGGCCGTGGAGCTTCAAGGACGACCGCGGGCAGACCGCTGAGGCCAAGTCCGTCCCGAAGAACATCGTCGCCTTCACCGGTGTCGCCGCCGCGCTCCACGACTACGGCGTCGAGGTCAAGGCCGTCTTCGGCCCGACGAAGGCCGCGAACGGCAAGGCCGACGTACAGGCCGGCGACCTGGACATCAGCAAGGTCGAGATCCTCGGCAACGTCTGGGGCGAGTTCAACGTCGAGAAGTACGCCGCGCTCGGCCCGGACCTGCTGGTCACCGCGATGTGGGAGAAGGACGCCCTCTGGTACGTGCCGGACGCGTCCAAGGACAAGATCCTCAAGCTCGCCCCCAGCGTCGCCCTGTGGGCCGCCCAGACCACGATCCCCAAGGCGATCCAGCGCCACGAGGACCTCGCCGCCTCGCTCGGCGCCGACGTCAAGGCCAAGGCGGTCACCGACGCCAAGGCCCGCTTCGAGAAGGCCGCGGCCCGGCTGCGCGCCGCCGCGAAGTCCAAGCCGAACCTCAAGGTCATGATCGGCTCGGCCAGCCAGGACCTCTTCTACGTCTCGCTCGCCAAGATGTCCGCCGACACCCTGTACTTCCAGGAGCTGGGTGTGAGGTTCGTCGAGCCGAAGGTGGACGCGGCGGGCTTCTTCGAGAGCCTGAGCTGGGAGAACGTCGACAAGTACGGGGCCGACATCATCATGATGGACAACCGGTCCTCGGCCCTGCAGCCCGACGCCCTCACCTCCAAGCCGACCTGGGCGCAGCTGCCCGCGGTCAAGGCCGGCCAGGTCATCCCGCGCACCACCGAGCCGATCTACAGCTACGACAAGTGCGCGCCGATCCTCGAGGACCTCGCGAAGGCCATCGAGGGCGCAAAGAAGACCGCCTGA
- a CDS encoding siderophore-interacting protein yields MTTAAAPAPPPVDPFRLFGLTVLHTERLSPSMLRVTFGGPGLDGFASGGRDQSLSLFLPHPGQPEPVVPVDNEGNWFGPWRALPAEERAVLRSYTVRAQRRADGGPATEIDIDFALHEDGGPACRWAAAASPGDVLKALGPAVEDNTAVRFRPPEDTDWVLIWADETALPAATAALEWLPAHLRARVWLEVTHTDDRRTIDTAADARISWLVRDEDAPDAVEAVRAAELPEGNPYVWIAGEASSVRTLRRHLVRERGIDRKRVTFVGYWRRGLSEEQLREAAEASASSD; encoded by the coding sequence ATGACGACCGCCGCCGCGCCCGCCCCGCCGCCCGTCGATCCCTTCCGGCTCTTCGGTCTGACCGTCCTGCACACGGAGCGGCTCAGCCCGTCCATGCTCCGGGTCACGTTCGGCGGGCCCGGGCTCGACGGTTTCGCCTCCGGGGGCCGCGATCAGAGCCTGTCGCTGTTCCTGCCGCACCCCGGACAGCCGGAACCAGTCGTTCCGGTCGATAACGAGGGCAACTGGTTCGGCCCCTGGCGGGCACTTCCGGCCGAGGAGCGGGCGGTGCTGCGCTCGTACACCGTCCGCGCGCAGCGCCGTGCCGACGGCGGTCCGGCCACCGAGATCGACATCGATTTCGCGCTCCACGAGGACGGCGGTCCGGCCTGCCGCTGGGCCGCCGCGGCCTCCCCCGGTGACGTACTGAAGGCGCTCGGACCGGCCGTCGAGGACAACACGGCCGTCCGTTTCCGTCCGCCCGAGGACACCGACTGGGTGCTGATCTGGGCCGACGAGACGGCACTGCCCGCCGCGACGGCCGCCCTGGAGTGGCTGCCGGCCCATCTGCGGGCGCGGGTCTGGCTGGAAGTCACGCACACCGACGACCGCCGGACGATCGACACCGCGGCCGACGCCCGGATCAGCTGGCTGGTGCGGGACGAGGACGCGCCGGACGCCGTGGAGGCCGTGCGCGCGGCCGAACTGCCCGAGGGGAACCCGTACGTCTGGATCGCGGGCGAGGCGTCCTCGGTACGGACACTGCGACGCCACCTGGTGCGCGAGCGCGGCATCGACCGCAAGCGGGTGACGTTCGTCGGCTACTGGCGCCGCGGCCTGAGCGAGGAGCAGCTGCGCGAGGCGGCGGAAGCGTCCGCTTCGAGCGACTGA